From the genome of Candidatus Nitrosocosmicus oleophilus, one region includes:
- a CDS encoding universal stress protein has product MSNYASFNLTNQKISNILVAIDGSEHSFKAAEYAIDLAKSFGAHLYAVTVTYIPASENLSQKDVINKSLIEDNIDNNDRKDAGKWFESFTQNAKENDIQLKTELINSARSVDYVILEYAERQKIDLIMVGTRGRTGFKKLLLGSIASSIVTYAHCPVMVVK; this is encoded by the coding sequence TTGTCAAATTATGCTTCATTTAATTTAACAAATCAAAAAATTTCAAATATTCTAGTAGCGATAGATGGCTCCGAACATTCATTCAAAGCTGCAGAATATGCCATTGATTTAGCTAAATCTTTTGGAGCACACCTATATGCCGTTACCGTTACATATATTCCTGCATCAGAAAATCTATCACAAAAAGATGTAATAAATAAATCACTAATAGAAGACAATATTGATAATAATGATAGAAAAGATGCAGGGAAGTGGTTTGAAAGCTTTACTCAAAATGCAAAAGAAAATGATATTCAATTAAAAACAGAATTAATTAACAGTGCTAGATCTGTAGACTATGTAATATTAGAGTATGCAGAAAGACAAAAAATTGATTTAATTATGGTTGGAACTAGAGGACGAACAGGATTTAAGAAATTATTGTTAGGAAGTATCGCCTCTTCTATAGTAACATATGCTCATTGTCCTGTAATGGTTGTTAAATAG